The Megalobrama amblycephala isolate DHTTF-2021 linkage group LG20, ASM1881202v1, whole genome shotgun sequence genome includes a window with the following:
- the LOC125255551 gene encoding legumain-like, translating to MPGKKWILLVASSKDWEDYQHQANVCCFYQIIKQHGIPDEQIVVMMYDDIAYNSQNPDNGAIVSVVDKTNVYLGVPKDYTGKDVTPENFLAALQGNDHTGKKVIKSEENDNIYVYMTGVGNEGTFEFPEKSLYPADIVGAIKDMSEKKKFGKMVIFMTSSYSAKMFEGLPNNINAYALTACDKNIQCSPSDYDKLRNIYLSDKFSSTWLKFLSTADFNTETFHKLIDLKQAKYIREYPGPCPCQFGDTSIVKCTLSEFLQN from the exons ATGCCTGGGAAAAAATGGATTCTCCTTGTCGCCAGCTCAAAGGACTGGGAAGATTATCAACACCAG gCCAACGTGTGCTGTTTTTATCAGATCATTAAGCAACATGGAATTCCTGATGAGCAGATTGTGGTGATGATGTATGATGACATCGCTTACAATTCTCA AAACCCAGATAATGGAGCCATTGTCAGTGTAGTAGACAAGACAAACGTGTACTTAGGAGTTCCAAAGGACTACACTGGAAAG GACGTGACCCCAGAGAACTTCCTGGCCGCTCTTCAAGGGAATGACCATACagggaaaaaagtcataaaaag tGAAGAAAATGACAACATATATGTCTACATGACCGGTGTGGGAAATGAAGGCACATTTGAATTTCCTGAGAAGTCG CTTTATCCAGCTGACATCGTTGGAGCAATCAAGGACATgagtgaaaaaaagaaattcgGAAAG ATGGTGATATTCATGACCAGCAGTTATTCTGCAAAGATGTTCGAAGGCCTTCCCAATAATATAAATG CTTATGCATTGACTGCATGTGACAAAAATATCCAGTGCTCTCCCAGTGATTATGACAAACTCAGGAACATCTACCTCTCTGATAAATTCTCATCTACTTGGCTAAAATTCCTGAGTACG GCTGACTTCAATACAGAAACATTCCATAAGCTGATAGATCTTAAACAAGCGAAGTATATTCGAGAATATCCTGGTCCCTGCCCCTGCCAGTTTGGGGACACG agcATCGTCAAATGTACCCTCAGTGAGTTTCTGCAAAACTGA